The Muricauda sp. SCSIO 65647 genome includes a region encoding these proteins:
- a CDS encoding M50 family metallopeptidase, whose product MTRRLLIPKISDDIEYHQFSKNFYFIHQKVYDYRIKIGLEFYELLKKVDGKKNLEELAKEFESNEYNVDFLYEILFNRLGSYGIIEADNIQVKKRPKPDYLKLSFIVIPAGVIAKLTPYLKFLFEPKIIKIVMCLSTCITLLGLYLNFSVLNQQNLESIWLHLLIFGFISVTFHEFGHATAAHYYGAKHGGIGGGFYLFSPVYFADVTDIWKLSSKKRIVVNLAGIYFEMIVCSVYILIGIAFEIDFLSIVGLFILLNTLFNLNPFLRSDGYWILTDLLEIPNLYKISSQSLKRLLNSNLKSKKNRPSKREVLLALYAAINYILIGMFIYYVIIVNPTSVIYFPNNIYNYFSNVYHGTQSITLSGLAEFIIPILFYYLLFNFLRKHVSKILISKSIADKG is encoded by the coding sequence ATGACAAGGCGTCTTCTAATACCTAAGATTTCTGATGATATTGAATATCATCAATTCTCAAAGAACTTTTATTTTATCCATCAAAAAGTATATGATTATAGAATAAAAATTGGTCTTGAATTTTATGAATTATTAAAAAAAGTAGATGGGAAGAAAAATCTGGAAGAACTTGCCAAGGAGTTTGAATCAAATGAATACAATGTAGATTTCTTGTATGAAATACTTTTCAATAGACTTGGTTCTTATGGAATAATTGAGGCTGATAATATTCAGGTCAAAAAAAGACCTAAACCTGATTATTTAAAGCTTAGTTTTATAGTAATTCCCGCAGGGGTAATCGCCAAACTGACTCCATATCTCAAATTTCTTTTTGAACCAAAAATCATTAAGATTGTAATGTGTCTTAGCACGTGCATTACTTTGTTGGGCCTTTACCTCAACTTCAGCGTCCTTAATCAGCAAAATTTGGAGTCAATATGGCTTCACTTGTTGATATTTGGTTTTATATCTGTTACATTTCACGAATTCGGACATGCTACCGCAGCGCATTATTATGGAGCTAAACATGGGGGAATAGGAGGAGGTTTCTATCTTTTTTCTCCAGTGTATTTTGCAGATGTAACCGACATATGGAAGCTTAGTTCTAAAAAACGTATTGTAGTTAATTTAGCAGGCATCTATTTTGAAATGATAGTGTGTTCAGTTTATATATTGATTGGAATTGCCTTTGAAATTGACTTTCTCTCAATTGTAGGTTTGTTCATTCTTCTTAATACTCTTTTTAATCTTAACCCCTTTCTAAGAAGCGATGGGTATTGGATTCTAACGGATTTATTGGAAATACCCAACTTATACAAAATTTCGTCACAATCGCTGAAAAGATTACTGAATTCCAATCTAAAGTCCAAAAAAAATAGGCCAAGTAAACGTGAGGTTTTATTGGCCCTATATGCTGCAATCAACTATATTTTAATTGGCATGTTCATTTATTATGTAATCATAGTTAATCCAACATCCGTGATATACTTTCCAAATAATATCTACAATTATTTTTCTAATGTATATCATGGAACCCAATCAATTACTCTTTCCGGTCTAGCGGAATTTATCATTCCCATCTTATTCTATTATTTACTATTCAACTTTTTGCGAAAACATGTATCTAAAATTCTAATTTCAAAAAGTATTGCTGACAAAGGGTAA
- a CDS encoding prenyltransferase/squalene oxidase repeat-containing protein, translating into MNGIDIFEKSKKSFIQYVNSLEIHPNFKEIISDFGFVEENPPFYVYYPCLFSLPSSINDNLLNDLSIAGYFFYQSTLFLDALMDEHDSSRLAASMICQEEAIKILSSIFDLESEYWRLWNQRRNEFFEADYLEKNLLESGKDILIRNYEKLADYKSAFGKAAIDSLYVLNKDCYKNCHQDLLNSHKYFSIAFQINDDILDFQEDHKNGQFNIAVHSALKHCGGFYYDDIDKLKKLFYINGTAQSLFKKGIYYLEKAFVEVEKIDVPLWKQQIEIFKNKMKSSINEIENYTEKLNSEVSHSYEFRTKNSIEKSIEDAVKFISNKQKQNGTWCEYITQGGISDSWSTAFVSAILSENKHLKKLFSNNLAQSISFLKKNRIGLLWGYNQTWIEDSDTTNLVLLSFLFNSVEIENRILHNWLRYRRNRSGFSTYLDEEFLLKSLHDKKIDDVTGWTATHQCVSAVSFYFMVLYNANTKTALELEKYFEPLISSKAINSYWWTSNIYTYYFLAKSFAALKKLDKLKIIQKQIKKKIDKKTGCVKDSYGENIFFTGMVLEILLLKKDEYLEDIEKIKEYILKNQYKDGSWENSHSLQIPEPSSVGVSKKEYYELSCYGTSVRAREFNRLFTTVCALKSLFEYDKASSNT; encoded by the coding sequence ATGAATGGTATCGACATTTTTGAAAAATCTAAGAAAAGCTTCATCCAATATGTCAACAGCTTAGAGATTCATCCTAATTTTAAAGAAATAATATCAGACTTTGGCTTTGTTGAAGAAAATCCCCCTTTCTATGTTTATTATCCATGCCTCTTTTCCTTGCCTTCAAGTATAAATGACAATCTCTTAAATGATTTGAGCATTGCGGGATACTTTTTTTATCAATCCACACTTTTTTTGGATGCTTTAATGGATGAACATGATAGTTCAAGATTGGCTGCTTCAATGATTTGTCAAGAAGAAGCTATAAAAATTTTGTCCTCCATTTTTGATCTTGAATCCGAATACTGGCGATTATGGAACCAAAGGCGCAATGAATTTTTTGAAGCTGATTATTTAGAAAAAAATCTCCTAGAATCAGGAAAAGATATTTTAATCAGGAATTACGAAAAACTAGCAGATTATAAATCCGCTTTTGGGAAGGCCGCAATAGACTCCTTATATGTTTTAAATAAGGATTGCTATAAAAATTGCCATCAAGACCTTCTAAACTCACACAAATATTTTTCAATAGCCTTCCAAATCAATGACGATATTCTTGATTTTCAAGAAGACCATAAAAATGGCCAGTTCAATATAGCGGTCCATAGTGCGCTGAAACATTGTGGTGGATTTTATTACGATGATATCGACAAGCTGAAAAAGCTCTTCTACATAAATGGCACTGCTCAATCTCTTTTTAAGAAAGGGATTTACTATTTGGAAAAGGCATTTGTTGAGGTAGAGAAAATAGATGTTCCTTTGTGGAAACAGCAGATTGAAATTTTCAAGAACAAAATGAAAAGTTCAATTAATGAGATTGAAAATTACACGGAAAAATTGAATTCGGAGGTTTCTCACTCATATGAGTTCAGAACTAAAAACTCGATAGAGAAAAGCATTGAAGATGCGGTGAAATTCATTTCAAATAAACAAAAACAAAATGGTACATGGTGCGAATATATAACTCAAGGTGGTATAAGTGATTCTTGGTCCACAGCTTTCGTTTCCGCTATTTTATCTGAAAATAAACATCTGAAAAAGCTTTTTTCAAATAATCTTGCACAGTCTATTTCCTTCTTGAAAAAAAATAGAATAGGCTTGCTATGGGGATACAACCAAACGTGGATAGAGGATTCAGATACCACTAATTTGGTACTTTTATCTTTTTTGTTCAACAGTGTAGAGATAGAGAATAGAATATTGCACAACTGGTTACGGTATAGAAGGAATAGGTCTGGTTTTTCTACTTATTTGGATGAAGAGTTCCTTTTGAAATCATTGCATGATAAAAAAATTGATGATGTAACCGGATGGACAGCCACACATCAATGCGTAAGTGCCGTCTCATTTTACTTCATGGTGCTATACAATGCAAATACTAAAACAGCTTTAGAGCTTGAAAAGTATTTTGAACCTCTAATTAGCAGTAAAGCAATCAACTCTTATTGGTGGACAAGTAATATTTATACATATTACTTTTTAGCCAAAAGCTTCGCTGCATTAAAAAAATTGGACAAACTAAAGATTATACAAAAACAAATTAAGAAGAAGATAGACAAAAAAACGGGATGTGTTAAGGATTCCTATGGGGAAAACATTTTTTTCACTGGAATGGTTCTAGAGATATTGCTTCTAAAGAAGGATGAATATTTAGAAGATATTGAGAAGATTAAAGAATATATTCTTAAAAACCAGTATAAAGACGGATCCTGGGAAAATTCACATTCGCTACAAATTCCAGAACCATCCTCTGTGGGTGTTTCTAAAAAAGAATATTACGAGCTGTCGTGCTATGGTACATCAGTTCGTGCTAGAGAGTTCAATCGACTTTTTACAACAGTTTGTGCATTAAAGAGTCTTTTTGAGTATGACAAGGCGTCTTCTAATACCTAA
- a CDS encoding carboxypeptidase-like regulatory domain-containing protein — protein sequence MRTLRFLSTNLIIFHLVSAQTKTTGVVLDEETKHPIAFVDVFSGGNHTLTNEDGRFEIEVFRDTLNFNIIGYEPFSKSYEGSPSIGDTIFLKSKFLELEEVVISEEAFPLGDYITIGNNHSFEPFSEAFFLRISLKKDSSLLKLQDISGLMKRKQLLSTRKNPKPKNNVEVEITNMRKAAKEEKEIYFKMWGFNEIDKILSSIAINPKYYHIEDYPSASGKTIKLFFKANTKHDIPDTEGYYIIDSEDKAIQEFYLIEKRPTDIFDENWGVKYRTILFELNVHFEKDFGDKLYYVDKAKINARVELYDKENLSSAPIIYDASYLWVGLNLVDNDINKNVSSNKDLFKLDFPYNEAFWRNQKTLLLTDEMNVFVNELNSSKEESQFISNMK from the coding sequence ATGAGAACGTTACGTTTTTTGTCAACTAATCTTATAATTTTTCATTTAGTATCTGCACAGACTAAAACAACAGGTGTAGTTTTAGACGAAGAAACTAAACACCCAATAGCATTTGTTGATGTTTTCTCAGGAGGTAATCACACTCTAACCAACGAAGATGGAAGGTTCGAAATAGAGGTTTTCAGAGATACCCTCAATTTTAATATAATCGGTTACGAGCCATTCTCAAAAAGCTATGAAGGGTCACCTTCAATTGGAGACACAATATTTTTAAAGAGCAAATTTCTTGAACTTGAAGAAGTTGTTATTTCCGAGGAAGCATTTCCTTTAGGTGATTATATTACAATTGGCAACAACCATTCTTTTGAACCATTTTCTGAAGCTTTTTTCCTTCGGATTTCTTTAAAAAAGGACAGCAGCTTGTTAAAATTACAAGACATCAGTGGATTGATGAAAAGAAAACAACTTTTATCTACCAGAAAGAATCCTAAACCGAAGAACAATGTCGAAGTTGAAATTACCAATATGCGCAAAGCTGCGAAAGAGGAAAAAGAAATCTATTTTAAGATGTGGGGATTCAATGAAATAGACAAAATTCTTTCATCTATAGCAATAAACCCTAAATATTACCATATTGAAGATTACCCATCGGCCAGTGGAAAGACCATCAAATTATTTTTCAAGGCCAATACGAAACACGATATTCCAGATACAGAGGGTTATTATATCATAGATTCTGAAGACAAAGCAATTCAGGAGTTTTATTTGATAGAAAAAAGACCTACGGATATCTTCGATGAAAACTGGGGTGTTAAATATCGTACCATCCTTTTTGAATTGAACGTACATTTTGAAAAAGATTTTGGAGATAAGCTCTATTATGTTGATAAGGCTAAAATAAATGCTAGGGTTGAATTATATGACAAAGAAAATTTATCATCAGCCCCTATTATTTATGATGCAAGCTATTTGTGGGTAGGGCTAAATCTGGTCGATAATGATATTAACAAAAATGTTTCCAGTAACAAGGACCTTTTCAAACTTGACTTTCCATACAATGAGGCTTTTTGGCGTAACCAAAAAACTCTCTTACTCACCGATGAAATGAATGTATTTGTTAATGAGCTTAATAGCTCCAAAGAAGAATCACAATTTATTTCCAATATGAAATAA
- a CDS encoding GatB/YqeY domain-containing protein: MGLQEQVMTEMKIAMKAKDTVALESLRAIKSAILLAKTEKGAGAALSEEDEVKLVQKLVKQRKDSAAIFKEQGRNDLAEPELAQVTVIEKFLPEQLTEEEIEKVVVQTIDSIGASGMQDMGKVMGIVTKELAGQADGKTISTIVRSKLSS; this comes from the coding sequence ATGGGTTTGCAAGAACAAGTAATGACAGAAATGAAAATAGCGATGAAGGCCAAGGACACCGTGGCTTTAGAATCGCTTCGTGCCATTAAGTCGGCCATCTTGCTTGCAAAGACCGAGAAAGGTGCTGGTGCCGCATTGAGTGAGGAAGATGAGGTGAAGCTGGTACAAAAACTGGTCAAGCAACGAAAAGACAGCGCGGCCATTTTCAAAGAACAGGGCAGAAATGATCTGGCAGAACCAGAATTGGCCCAAGTCACCGTCATTGAAAAATTCTTGCCAGAACAATTGACCGAAGAAGAGATTGAGAAAGTTGTCGTTCAGACCATTGATTCCATAGGGGCATCGGGTATGCAAGACATGGGAAAGGTAATGGGTATTGTCACCAAAGAATTGGCGGGCCAGGCCGATGGCAAGACGATTTCTACGATTGTAAGATCAAAATTAAGTTCATAA
- the ftsZ gene encoding cell division protein FtsZ yields the protein MSKNIELDNISFDLPKNKSNVIKVIGVGGGGSNAINHMFQAGINGVDFVICNTDAQALQNSAVPNKIQLGVSLTEGLGAGANPEVGEQAAVESMEELKTMLEGNTKMAFITAGMGGGTGTGAAPIIAKLAREMDILTVGIVTIPFQFEGVMRCKQAQLGIEKLRANVDSLIVINNNKLREVYGNLGFKAGFSKADEVLSTAARGIAEVITHHYTQNIDLRDAKTVLSNSGTAIMGSATASGSSRASEAIMKALDSPLLNDNKITGAKNVLLLIVSGSQEITIDEIGEINDHIQIEAGHGANIIMGVGEDEDLGDAIAVTVIATGFTADQQNDIVNTESKKIIHTLEDEQKAEQELQTDQTQTTSSMRTMADEEPIIKHQLEEDVESDLKMPEDELIPTTSYIRNFNVFYEEVVAENVEDDFVIVEAKSILNDIEVVDAEEVSSKKEEEDQFALAFDMPLNKEEEPETQHTVTFDLDEEVKDININEYVEVEPVLDFNKEGETRYDLQEYMELENKLTGATSIAETHEPKLVEDELVFEKKVIKTEASKGGDDSKRGNVNPFESSIDDLLKSRADERRKKLKNFNYKFKNSVNNVDEIEKEPAYKRQGVDLNEVPKEQKVSRTTLSEDSNDEIQLRSNNSFLHDNVD from the coding sequence ATGAGCAAGAACATTGAATTAGACAACATTTCTTTTGATCTGCCGAAAAACAAGAGCAATGTCATAAAAGTAATCGGCGTTGGCGGTGGCGGTAGCAATGCCATCAACCACATGTTTCAGGCAGGGATCAATGGGGTCGATTTTGTAATCTGTAATACCGATGCCCAAGCATTGCAGAATAGTGCAGTACCGAATAAAATACAATTGGGCGTTTCATTGACCGAAGGATTGGGTGCGGGTGCCAATCCTGAAGTGGGTGAACAAGCGGCCGTTGAAAGTATGGAAGAGCTAAAAACCATGTTGGAGGGCAATACCAAAATGGCGTTCATCACTGCTGGTATGGGTGGTGGAACAGGTACCGGGGCTGCCCCGATCATCGCCAAATTGGCTCGTGAAATGGATATTTTGACCGTGGGTATCGTAACCATTCCTTTTCAATTTGAGGGGGTCATGCGTTGTAAACAGGCGCAATTGGGAATCGAGAAACTTCGTGCCAATGTCGATTCATTGATCGTTATCAATAACAACAAACTACGTGAGGTTTACGGTAACCTTGGCTTCAAGGCCGGTTTCTCAAAAGCTGACGAAGTATTGTCGACGGCGGCAAGGGGTATTGCAGAGGTAATTACCCATCACTATACGCAGAACATCGATTTACGCGATGCGAAGACAGTGCTTTCCAATAGTGGTACGGCAATCATGGGCTCTGCTACGGCATCAGGTTCTTCAAGGGCTTCAGAGGCCATTATGAAAGCGTTGGATTCCCCATTGTTGAATGACAATAAGATAACGGGTGCAAAGAATGTGCTGTTGTTGATTGTTTCCGGTTCCCAAGAGATTACCATCGATGAAATAGGTGAGATCAATGATCATATACAAATTGAGGCAGGGCACGGTGCCAATATCATTATGGGTGTGGGCGAAGATGAAGATTTGGGTGACGCCATTGCCGTTACAGTCATCGCAACGGGTTTTACAGCCGATCAACAGAACGATATCGTCAATACCGAATCTAAAAAGATCATCCATACCCTTGAAGACGAACAAAAGGCAGAACAAGAGCTACAGACCGATCAGACCCAAACAACCTCGTCAATGCGGACCATGGCCGATGAAGAGCCGATCATAAAACATCAGTTGGAAGAAGATGTTGAAAGTGATTTGAAAATGCCGGAAGATGAATTGATTCCTACGACCAGTTATATCAGAAATTTCAATGTCTTCTATGAAGAAGTGGTCGCTGAGAATGTAGAGGATGATTTTGTGATCGTTGAGGCAAAGAGTATTCTCAATGACATTGAGGTCGTAGATGCCGAAGAGGTTTCCTCAAAAAAGGAAGAAGAAGACCAATTCGCATTGGCCTTTGACATGCCGTTGAACAAAGAAGAAGAGCCAGAAACGCAGCATACGGTCACCTTTGATCTAGATGAAGAGGTCAAAGACATCAATATCAATGAGTATGTGGAGGTAGAACCTGTTTTGGATTTTAACAAAGAAGGAGAAACCAGATATGACCTTCAAGAATATATGGAACTTGAAAACAAGTTGACAGGTGCCACCTCTATAGCGGAAACCCACGAACCCAAACTGGTAGAGGATGAACTGGTCTTCGAAAAAAAGGTAATCAAAACCGAGGCCTCAAAGGGGGGTGACGATAGTAAGAGAGGTAATGTAAATCCGTTTGAAAGCTCTATAGATGACCTTTTAAAGAGCAGGGCCGATGAGCGCAGAAAAAAGCTTAAAAACTTCAACTATAAGTTCAAAAACAGTGTGAACAATGTTGATGAAATTGAGAAAGAACCGGCCTATAAGCGACAGGGAGTCGATTTGAACGAGGTACCGAAAGAACAAAAAGTATCAAGAACCACTTTGAGCGAAGACAGTAACGACGAAATACAGTTGCGTTCGAACAATTCATTTTTACACGATAATGTTGATTAG
- the ftsA gene encoding cell division protein FtsA — protein sequence MEQGNYSVGLDIGTTKIVAIIGRENEYGKIEVLGTGRSKSLGVHRGVVNNITQTISSIQQAIEQAEVNSGLKIGSVVVGIAGQHIRSLQHSDYITRPDSEEVINEDDLDRLCNQVYKLVMLPGEEIIHVLPQEYKVDGQSEIKQPIGMYGGRLEANFHVVVGQVSSIKNIGRCIKSAGLDLANITLEPLASAEAVLSQEEKEAGVALIDIGGGTTDLAIFKDGIIRHTSVIPFGGNVITEDIKEGCSIIEKQAELLKIKFGSAWPGENKDNEIVSIPGLRGREPKEITLKNLSKIIHARVVEIIEQVYVEIKNYGHEDQKKKLIAGIVLTGGGSQLKHLKQLVEYITGMDTRIGYPNEHLAGDSDEEIASPLYATAVGLLMNALKNIKENKKEWAAAETEPEEVLVGQEASAAQKGQAQKERKSIFDKWSEKLKDFLDNAE from the coding sequence ATGGAACAAGGTAATTATTCAGTTGGTTTAGACATCGGTACCACCAAGATAGTCGCCATCATCGGTAGGGAAAACGAATACGGCAAGATCGAGGTGCTGGGCACAGGTCGTTCAAAGAGTCTGGGCGTACACCGTGGGGTGGTCAATAATATCACCCAAACGATTTCTTCGATCCAGCAAGCAATAGAGCAAGCAGAGGTGAACTCAGGGCTCAAAATAGGCTCTGTGGTGGTCGGTATTGCCGGTCAGCACATCAGAAGCCTACAGCACAGCGATTACATCACCCGGCCAGATTCTGAAGAGGTCATCAATGAAGACGATCTCGATAGACTTTGCAACCAGGTCTATAAACTGGTCATGCTTCCCGGGGAAGAAATCATACACGTATTGCCACAAGAGTACAAGGTCGATGGGCAGTCAGAAATCAAACAGCCCATAGGCATGTACGGTGGTCGATTGGAAGCCAATTTTCATGTGGTGGTCGGTCAGGTATCGTCCATCAAAAATATAGGAAGATGTATCAAAAGTGCGGGTTTAGACCTTGCCAACATCACCTTAGAGCCTTTAGCGTCGGCCGAAGCGGTACTCAGCCAAGAAGAAAAGGAAGCAGGTGTCGCACTTATCGATATTGGGGGCGGTACCACTGACCTTGCCATTTTCAAAGACGGTATCATTCGCCATACCAGTGTGATACCCTTTGGGGGCAATGTGATTACCGAAGACATCAAAGAAGGCTGTTCGATCATCGAAAAGCAGGCTGAACTGTTGAAAATCAAGTTCGGTTCGGCATGGCCCGGTGAAAACAAAGACAATGAAATTGTTTCAATTCCTGGTTTAAGGGGAAGGGAGCCCAAGGAAATCACCTTGAAAAACCTTTCAAAGATCATTCATGCCCGCGTAGTGGAAATTATTGAGCAGGTGTATGTAGAGATCAAGAACTATGGCCATGAAGACCAAAAGAAAAAACTGATTGCCGGTATCGTATTGACCGGTGGCGGAAGCCAATTGAAGCATTTAAAGCAGTTGGTAGAATATATAACCGGTATGGATACCCGAATCGGTTATCCGAATGAGCATTTGGCAGGTGATTCCGATGAAGAAATTGCCAGTCCCCTTTATGCCACGGCAGTCGGTCTGTTAATGAACGCCCTTAAGAATATCAAGGAAAACAAAAAAGAATGGGCAGCGGCCGAGACCGAGCCAGAAGAAGTTTTGGTCGGCCAGGAAGCTTCGGCAGCACAAAAAGGCCAGGCTCAAAAAGAGCGAAAGTCCATTTTTGACAAGTGGTCAGAGAAATTAAAAGATTTTTTAGATAACGCAGAGTAA
- a CDS encoding cell division protein FtsQ/DivIB: MRVNADHIKLSVLVLAIIGLYGFSNHRSNLKKVNEISIKFLGDNDLYLTEATVNKLLMKNYGSLKNRPKEEVALNTIEQLVESNAMVKNAQVYFTVNGDLITKIVQRRPIGRVEGASKFYLDDQGKHMPLSKNHSARVPIITGKITGKSLEDAYTILEYINKDEFLRMNVIGIHIEDEGSYQLKFRMENFVVDLGGIENLNEKFKNFMAFYAKATKDKTLEKYATVSLEFENQVVCTKI; encoded by the coding sequence ATGCGAGTTAATGCTGACCACATAAAATTATCTGTGCTGGTTTTGGCCATTATAGGTCTTTATGGTTTCTCAAACCATCGCAGCAACCTGAAAAAGGTCAATGAAATATCGATTAAATTTTTGGGAGACAACGACTTGTACCTAACCGAAGCTACGGTTAATAAATTGTTAATGAAAAATTACGGAAGCTTAAAGAATAGGCCTAAAGAAGAGGTAGCTTTGAATACCATAGAGCAGTTAGTTGAGTCTAATGCCATGGTGAAGAATGCCCAGGTCTATTTTACTGTAAACGGAGATTTAATCACAAAAATCGTTCAACGAAGACCCATCGGAAGGGTCGAAGGGGCCTCTAAATTTTATTTGGATGACCAAGGTAAACACATGCCGTTGTCAAAGAACCATTCGGCACGGGTGCCCATCATCACAGGTAAAATAACAGGTAAGAGCCTTGAGGATGCGTACACCATATTGGAGTACATCAACAAGGATGAATTTCTTCGGATGAACGTCATCGGTATCCACATAGAAGATGAGGGCAGTTACCAGCTCAAATTCAGGATGGAGAATTTTGTAGTGGACCTTGGTGGAATCGAAAATCTCAATGAAAAGTTCAAAAATTTCATGGCCTTTTATGCGAAGGCTACCAAAGACAAGACTTTGGAAAAATACGCAACAGTAAGTTTAGAATTCGAAAATCAAGTGGTTTGCACCAAAATATAG
- the murC gene encoding UDP-N-acetylmuramate--L-alanine ligase, with product MNLTRVHNVYFIGVGGIGMSALARYFKFIGKNVAGYDKTATPLTAELIDSGISVHYKDDVDLISEEFKNSEDTLVVYTPAVPKELKELNYFIDKAFVVKKRAAVLGMITRDTFCFAVAGTHGKTTTSCILAHLLKESGVPFVAFLGGISEDFDSNFVLEGIEHAVVEADEYDRSFLHLSPDVACITSMDADHLDIYGDAGELQKSFNDFAKKLKPEGKLFVKNGLPLKGITFGIEDASDYEIENIKVEHGTYLFDLKTPAETLTNVRFGKPGRHNLLNGLAAFAMAVQLGCPPHRLAKALGTFKGVQRRFSYQIKEKDFVFIDDYAHHPTEIDAVYGAIAEMHPQKKVVSVFQPHLFSRTRDFADGFAKSLGKFDVVLLLEIYPAREEPIEGVNAEWLLRQIENPNKELVDKQNLVERIKVYKPDVVVTMGAGDIGLEVPNIKRQLAYAS from the coding sequence GTGAATTTGACCCGTGTACATAACGTGTATTTTATAGGTGTCGGTGGCATTGGCATGTCGGCATTGGCGCGGTACTTCAAATTTATTGGCAAAAATGTTGCCGGATATGATAAAACGGCCACACCGCTTACCGCTGAACTGATCGATTCAGGTATATCGGTCCACTATAAAGATGATGTCGATCTCATTTCTGAAGAATTCAAGAATTCTGAAGACACCTTGGTTGTTTACACACCGGCTGTGCCCAAAGAGTTGAAAGAACTTAATTATTTCATCGATAAGGCCTTCGTCGTTAAAAAGAGGGCAGCGGTTTTGGGCATGATTACCCGTGATACCTTCTGCTTTGCCGTTGCAGGCACCCATGGTAAAACCACTACATCGTGTATTTTGGCTCACCTGTTGAAAGAATCAGGTGTTCCGTTCGTTGCTTTTCTGGGTGGTATTTCTGAAGATTTCGACAGCAACTTTGTATTAGAGGGCATAGAACATGCTGTAGTTGAGGCAGATGAATACGACCGTTCATTTTTGCACCTTTCACCAGATGTTGCCTGCATTACCTCTATGGATGCCGATCATTTAGATATTTATGGCGATGCCGGCGAACTGCAAAAGTCATTCAATGACTTTGCCAAAAAACTGAAACCTGAAGGCAAGCTGTTCGTTAAAAACGGATTGCCTTTAAAGGGCATAACGTTTGGTATTGAAGACGCATCAGACTATGAAATAGAAAATATCAAAGTTGAACATGGTACCTACCTATTTGATCTGAAAACTCCCGCCGAAACATTGACGAACGTTCGATTCGGCAAACCGGGCAGACACAATTTGCTCAATGGATTAGCTGCTTTTGCAATGGCGGTGCAATTGGGTTGCCCACCCCACCGCCTTGCCAAGGCCCTGGGTACGTTCAAAGGGGTGCAGCGAAGGTTCTCATATCAGATCAAAGAAAAAGATTTCGTCTTCATCGACGATTACGCCCACCACCCAACAGAGATAGATGCCGTGTATGGAGCCATTGCAGAAATGCATCCCCAGAAAAAAGTGGTATCGGTGTTTCAACCCCATCTTTTTTCTAGAACCAGAGATTTTGCCGATGGTTTTGCCAAGAGCTTGGGCAAGTTTGATGTAGTGCTTTTGCTTGAAATTTATCCCGCAAGAGAAGAACCCATTGAAGGGGTCAATGCCGAGTGGTTGTTACGGCAGATTGAAAATCCGAACAAAGAACTGGTAGACAAGCAAAATCTTGTTGAAAGAATAAAAGTATATAAACCCGATGTTGTAGTGACCATGGGGGCCGGTGACATAGGCCTTGAGGTGCCCAACATCAAAAGACAATTAGCATATGCGAGTTAA